A genome region from Paludibacterium sp. B53371 includes the following:
- a CDS encoding type II toxin-antitoxin system HipA family toxin has protein sequence MAQHALAVWMNGLLVGHWRWGRQGADHVFEYTPEWLAEPACRPLSLSLPITAERVVRGERVLNYFDNLLPDSQRIRERIRKRFRLTTTSTAALLTEIGRDCVGAVQLLPPGMSPQAVHAIQARPLTELQIESLLGSVTSDAVLGQDGEARDEFRISIAGAQEKSALLCMDGQWYEPTGSTPTTHILKLPLGLVGNRQADLSTSVENEWLCARLMKAWGFPVAETGMATFGAKKVLVVERFDRRWSEDRRWIMRLPQEDFCQAAGLASHEKYESDGGPGMRACLSLLSGSEHAMQDQIRFLCVQFAFWLLAATDGHAKNYSIFHLPGGRYRMTPLYDILSAWPIIGAAANQVPWQKARLAMAIRGANTHYLLREMIPRRWQALADSCHLPQAYLAMQDMVASAEAVLKTVEAELPADFPLSVWLPVRDGVRAQCQRFLR, from the coding sequence ATGGCACAGCATGCCCTGGCGGTCTGGATGAATGGGCTTCTTGTCGGGCATTGGCGTTGGGGGCGCCAGGGCGCTGATCATGTCTTTGAATACACCCCGGAATGGCTGGCCGAGCCAGCCTGTCGCCCTCTGTCCTTGTCCCTGCCGATCACCGCCGAGCGTGTGGTACGGGGCGAAAGGGTGCTGAATTACTTCGATAATCTACTGCCGGACAGTCAGCGCATCCGCGAGCGCATTCGCAAGCGATTCCGCCTGACCACGACATCCACCGCCGCCTTGCTGACCGAGATCGGTCGCGATTGTGTGGGGGCTGTCCAACTGCTGCCCCCCGGCATGAGTCCGCAAGCGGTTCATGCCATCCAGGCCCGGCCGTTGACCGAGTTACAGATTGAGTCTTTGCTGGGCTCGGTCACGTCGGACGCCGTCCTGGGCCAGGATGGAGAGGCACGTGATGAATTCCGTATATCCATTGCCGGGGCCCAGGAGAAATCAGCACTGTTGTGCATGGACGGGCAATGGTATGAACCGACCGGCAGCACCCCTACCACGCATATCCTGAAATTGCCCCTGGGGTTGGTCGGAAACCGCCAGGCAGACTTGTCCACCTCAGTGGAGAACGAATGGCTGTGTGCTCGCCTCATGAAGGCCTGGGGCTTCCCGGTCGCCGAAACCGGGATGGCGACCTTTGGTGCCAAAAAAGTGTTGGTGGTGGAGCGCTTTGACCGTCGCTGGTCAGAAGACCGGCGCTGGATCATGCGTTTGCCTCAGGAAGATTTTTGTCAGGCAGCCGGCCTGGCCAGCCATGAGAAATATGAAAGCGATGGCGGACCGGGGATGCGTGCCTGTTTGTCCTTGTTGTCAGGAAGCGAGCATGCCATGCAGGACCAGATTCGCTTCCTGTGCGTGCAGTTTGCCTTCTGGCTGTTGGCTGCGACCGATGGTCATGCCAAAAATTACTCGATCTTTCATTTGCCGGGTGGCCGGTATCGCATGACGCCGCTCTATGACATTCTCTCTGCGTGGCCGATTATTGGTGCGGCGGCAAATCAAGTGCCATGGCAAAAAGCACGGCTGGCCATGGCCATCCGTGGTGCAAATACCCATTACCTGCTGCGCGAAATGATTCCGCGTCGCTGGCAGGCATTGGCAGACAGTTGTCACTTGCCGCAGGCCTATCTGGCCATGCAGGACATGGTCGCCAGCGCCGAAGCGGTGCTGAAGACCGTGGAGGCCGAATTGCCGGCTGATTTTCCGCTGTCTGTCTGGTTGCCGGTTCGAGATGGTGTTCGTGCGCAATGCCAGCGGTTTTTGCGCTGA
- a CDS encoding metal-dependent hydrolase produces the protein MFIAHLPAGYLLTVRLYAHLCPQLNWRLFLCVGLFGAIAPDLDLLYGYLIDQGRVHHHRYPSHWPVSWGLLLLLASRWLHWRRSVAAMLLLIFSLNGLLHLLLDSVVGDIWWLAPWLDRPFALATVSARYQPWWLNFLLHWSFLLELLLLALAWRRLRRRRSGV, from the coding sequence ATGTTTATTGCCCACTTGCCTGCTGGCTATCTGCTGACTGTTCGACTGTATGCCCACCTCTGTCCTCAGCTTAACTGGCGACTTTTTTTGTGTGTCGGCCTGTTTGGTGCCATCGCCCCCGATCTGGATTTGCTGTACGGCTATCTGATCGATCAGGGCAGGGTCCACCATCACCGCTACCCCAGCCACTGGCCGGTGAGTTGGGGGCTGCTTTTACTCCTTGCCAGCCGCTGGCTGCACTGGCGCCGCTCGGTCGCCGCGATGCTGCTGCTGATTTTCAGCCTCAACGGCCTGCTGCACCTGCTGCTGGATTCCGTGGTGGGCGATATTTGGTGGCTGGCACCCTGGCTGGACCGGCCCTTTGCCCTGGCCACGGTGAGCGCGCGTTATCAGCCCTGGTGGCTCAACTTTCTGCTGCATTGGTCGTTTCTGCTCGAACTGTTATTGCTGGCGCTGGCCTGGCGCAGGCTGCGCCGGCGCCGGTCCGGCGTCTGA
- the ahpF gene encoding alkyl hydroperoxide reductase subunit F: MLEQNIKTQLQSYLTRLQQPIELVASLDDSTKAQEMYGLLQEIASLSTLIQLRSDGQQARRPSFSVGRPGEDGRIHFAGIPLGHEFTSLVLALLQTGGHPAKVEAELLAQIRQLNGPLHFEVFISLSCHNCPDVVQALNLMALTNPAISSVMIDGALFQQEVEQRQIMGVPSVYLNGELFGSGRMSLEEILAKVDREASAERALAKLQDTAPFEVLVVGGGPAGSAAAIYAARKGIRTGVVAERFGGQVLDTLAIENFISVSQTEGPKLGMALEQHVKDYEVEILNLQRASKLVPAQDGQLAEVHLENGAVLKSKSVILATGARWREMNVPGEQHYRNKGVAFCPHCDGPLFKGKRVAVIGGGNSGVEAAIDLAGIVSHVTLLEFADTLRADAVLQAKLNSLGNVTVIKSAQTREVLGDGQKVTGLVYRDRVTEQDHTVELEGIFVQIGLLPNTDWLKGSIELSPRGEIVVDERGQTSAPGIFAAGDATTVPFKQIIIAMGEGAKASLAAFDYLIRQQTR; the protein is encoded by the coding sequence ATGCTGGAACAAAACATCAAGACTCAACTGCAAAGCTACCTGACCCGCCTGCAACAGCCGATCGAGCTGGTGGCTTCGCTGGACGACAGCACCAAGGCGCAGGAGATGTACGGGCTGCTGCAGGAAATTGCCAGCCTGTCCACGCTGATTCAACTGCGCAGCGACGGCCAGCAGGCGCGGCGCCCGTCCTTCAGCGTAGGCCGACCCGGCGAAGACGGTCGCATCCACTTTGCCGGCATTCCGCTCGGCCATGAATTCACCTCGCTGGTACTGGCCCTGCTGCAAACCGGCGGCCATCCGGCCAAGGTCGAAGCCGAGCTGCTGGCACAAATCCGCCAGCTGAATGGCCCGCTTCATTTTGAAGTCTTCATCTCGCTCAGTTGCCACAACTGCCCGGACGTGGTGCAGGCACTGAACCTGATGGCCCTGACCAACCCGGCCATCAGCAGCGTGATGATCGATGGTGCGCTATTCCAGCAGGAAGTCGAGCAACGCCAGATCATGGGCGTGCCCTCGGTCTACCTGAATGGTGAGCTGTTCGGCAGCGGCCGCATGAGTCTGGAAGAGATTCTGGCCAAGGTCGACCGCGAGGCCAGCGCGGAACGCGCCCTGGCCAAGCTGCAAGACACCGCCCCCTTTGAGGTGCTGGTAGTGGGCGGCGGCCCGGCCGGCTCGGCGGCGGCAATCTACGCCGCACGCAAGGGCATTCGCACCGGGGTGGTGGCCGAACGCTTTGGCGGTCAGGTGCTGGACACCCTGGCCATCGAGAACTTCATTTCAGTCAGCCAGACCGAGGGCCCCAAGCTGGGCATGGCGCTGGAACAGCATGTCAAAGACTACGAGGTCGAGATTCTCAACCTGCAGCGCGCCAGCAAGCTGGTGCCGGCGCAGGACGGCCAGCTGGCCGAAGTGCATCTGGAAAACGGCGCGGTGCTGAAGAGTAAGAGTGTGATTCTGGCCACCGGGGCGCGCTGGCGTGAAATGAACGTGCCAGGCGAACAGCATTACCGCAACAAGGGCGTGGCCTTCTGCCCGCATTGCGACGGCCCGCTGTTCAAGGGCAAGCGTGTAGCGGTGATTGGCGGCGGCAACTCGGGCGTGGAAGCCGCCATCGACCTGGCCGGTATTGTGAGCCATGTCACCCTGCTGGAGTTTGCCGACACCCTGCGTGCCGATGCGGTGCTGCAGGCCAAGCTCAACAGCCTGGGTAATGTCACGGTCATCAAGAGCGCACAGACCCGCGAAGTATTGGGCGATGGTCAGAAAGTGACCGGACTGGTGTACCGCGACCGCGTCACGGAGCAGGATCACACGGTCGAGCTGGAAGGGATTTTTGTGCAGATCGGCCTACTGCCGAACACCGACTGGCTCAAGGGCAGCATCGAACTGAGCCCGCGCGGCGAGATTGTGGTGGACGAACGCGGCCAGACCTCGGCCCCCGGCATCTTTGCCGCCGGCGACGCCACCACCGTGCCGTTCAAGCAGATCATCATCGCCATGGGCGAAGGCGCCAAAGCCAGCCTGGCCGCCTTTGACTACCTGATTCGTCAGCAAACCCGCTGA
- the ahpC gene encoding alkyl hydroperoxide reductase subunit C, whose protein sequence is MSTSLINTEIKPFKATAFHNGNFVPVSDADLKGKWSVVFFYPADFTFVCPTELGDLADNYAEFKKLGVEIYSVSTDTHFTHKAWHDSSDTIRKISYPMVGDPTGVLSRNFGVMIEEEGMAERGTFVIDPEGKIQIIEINAGGIGRDASELLRKVKAAQYVASHPGEVCPAKWKEGEATLAPSLDLVGKI, encoded by the coding sequence ATGTCGACTTCCCTGATCAACACCGAAATCAAGCCGTTCAAGGCCACCGCATTCCACAACGGCAACTTCGTGCCGGTATCCGACGCCGACCTGAAGGGCAAGTGGTCTGTGGTCTTCTTCTACCCGGCCGACTTCACCTTCGTCTGCCCGACCGAACTGGGCGACCTGGCCGACAACTACGCCGAATTCAAGAAACTGGGCGTGGAAATCTACTCGGTCTCGACCGACACCCACTTCACCCACAAGGCCTGGCATGACAGCTCGGACACCATCCGCAAGATCAGCTACCCGATGGTGGGTGACCCGACCGGCGTCCTGTCGCGCAACTTCGGCGTGATGATTGAAGAAGAAGGCATGGCCGAACGCGGCACCTTCGTGATCGACCCGGAAGGCAAGATCCAGATCATCGAAATCAACGCCGGCGGTATCGGCCGCGATGCCAGCGAACTGCTGCGCAAGGTCAAGGCTGCCCAGTACGTCGCCAGCCACCCGGGCGAAGTATGCCCGGCCAAGTGGAAAGAAGGCGAAGCCACCCTGGCCCCGTCGCTGGACCTGGTCGGCAAGATCTAA
- a CDS encoding nucleotidyltransferase family protein, whose translation MEDCQRLRAIVRQNATFMQALTLLRQQALPDGWIGAGAVRSLVWDALTGQPDWRVPGDMDVCYFDERDLSADTERGYQVSLRTLCPDLPWEVCNQARVHLWYPQAFGKTVPPLRNMHEAVASWPEYATCVAVRLTAQDDIELLAPHGLEDLFALRIRHNPVRASLADFRRRLASKRFDQRWPGVHIIEP comes from the coding sequence ATGGAAGACTGCCAGCGACTGCGCGCGATCGTGCGCCAAAACGCCACCTTCATGCAGGCCCTGACCCTGCTGCGCCAGCAGGCGCTGCCCGATGGCTGGATCGGGGCCGGTGCCGTGCGCTCGCTGGTGTGGGATGCGCTGACCGGGCAGCCGGACTGGCGCGTGCCGGGCGACATGGATGTCTGCTATTTCGATGAGCGGGACCTGAGTGCCGACACTGAACGCGGCTATCAGGTCAGCCTGCGCACACTCTGCCCGGACTTGCCCTGGGAAGTCTGCAATCAGGCGAGGGTGCATCTGTGGTATCCCCAAGCCTTCGGCAAGACCGTTCCGCCGCTGCGCAATATGCATGAGGCCGTGGCCAGCTGGCCGGAGTATGCCACCTGCGTCGCCGTGCGCCTCACTGCGCAGGATGATATCGAGCTGCTGGCCCCGCATGGCCTGGAGGATCTGTTTGCCCTGCGTATTCGCCACAATCCGGTCCGGGCCAGCCTGGCCGATTTCCGGCGCCGCCTGGCCAGCAAACGCTTTGATCAGCGCTGGCCAGGGGTGCACATCATCGAGCCCTGA
- a CDS encoding helix-turn-helix transcriptional regulator, whose protein sequence is MSYPVQNPSQLSDHIKALRKHRKMTQAQLAARLGVGQSRMAAIEKNPALISVEQLMAILSVLQTRLELRPQEADETRPTSAGVDW, encoded by the coding sequence ATGAGTTACCCGGTGCAAAATCCGTCGCAACTGTCCGACCACATCAAGGCGCTGCGCAAACATCGCAAGATGACCCAGGCGCAACTGGCTGCGCGGCTGGGGGTGGGGCAGAGTCGCATGGCGGCAATTGAAAAGAACCCGGCGCTGATCAGCGTCGAGCAGCTGATGGCGATTTTGTCCGTGCTGCAAACCCGGCTGGAACTGCGGCCTCAGGAGGCGGATGAGACTCGCCCGACCTCGGCGGGAGTGGACTGGTAA
- a CDS encoding DNA-3-methyladenine glycosylase I, translating to MHAQPARCRWCSTDPLYQAYHDQEWGRAQHDDRHLFEMLILEGAQAGLSWFTILKRREGYRRVFHGFDPARVAAMSDEELALALQDPGIIRNRAKVSSTRDNARVFLALQREHGSFDTWLWSHVGGQVQIQPAGQFQSLATSPLSDQISRELKRAGMRFVGSTIIYAYLQATGVVNDHDPGCQLYPHRTD from the coding sequence ATGCATGCCCAACCCGCACGCTGCCGCTGGTGCAGCACCGACCCGCTGTATCAGGCCTACCACGATCAGGAGTGGGGTCGTGCTCAACACGATGACCGTCATTTGTTCGAGATGCTGATTCTGGAGGGCGCGCAGGCCGGCTTGTCGTGGTTCACCATTCTCAAGCGGCGCGAAGGCTACCGGCGGGTGTTTCATGGCTTTGACCCGGCCAGGGTGGCGGCCATGAGCGATGAAGAGCTGGCCCTGGCGCTGCAGGACCCGGGCATCATCCGCAACCGGGCCAAGGTCAGCAGTACGCGTGACAATGCACGGGTGTTTCTGGCCCTGCAGCGCGAGCATGGTTCCTTTGACACCTGGCTGTGGAGCCATGTCGGCGGCCAGGTGCAAATCCAGCCGGCCGGACAGTTTCAGTCACTGGCCACCAGCCCGCTGTCGGACCAGATCAGCCGCGAACTCAAACGGGCCGGCATGCGCTTTGTCGGCTCGACCATCATCTATGCCTACCTTCAGGCCACCGGCGTGGTGAATGACCACGACCCGGGCTGTCAGCTCTACCCTCACCGCACCGACTGA
- a CDS encoding PfkB family carbohydrate kinase, which produces MTEREQEILALLRQDPLIPQQQLADQLGISRSAVAGHIMNLMQKGYILGKGYILSSQRYVVLLGGANMDIRGSTPAPLRLADSNPGKVSCSPGGVARNIAENLARLGADCRLISCVGDDLYGRSLLETTQRAGVDVRPCVVLPDAATSTYLSIHGPDGDMSIAINDMDILQRLDAATLAPQRELVRHAGLIVADTNLTPEALAWLFAEARDIPVFVDTVSAFKAERIRPWLSQIHTLKPNRLEAATLSGLPLDSATDVAAVAHWFHDQGVRQLILSMGSEGVYYSNGSQQGWSPAPSVDIVNATGAGDALMAGLAWGWLQELTLAETLPLAQACAALTLSCAATNNPTLSLAAVQHLSRTLTPTE; this is translated from the coding sequence ATGACCGAACGAGAGCAGGAAATTCTGGCGCTGCTGCGTCAAGACCCGCTGATCCCGCAACAGCAACTGGCGGACCAGCTGGGTATCAGTCGCTCCGCCGTGGCGGGGCATATCATGAACCTGATGCAGAAGGGCTATATCCTCGGCAAGGGATATATCCTGTCCAGCCAGCGCTACGTCGTTTTACTCGGCGGCGCCAATATGGACATCCGCGGCAGCACCCCCGCACCGCTGCGCCTGGCCGATTCCAATCCCGGCAAGGTCAGCTGCTCCCCGGGGGGCGTGGCGCGCAATATCGCCGAAAACCTGGCCCGTCTGGGCGCCGATTGCCGGCTGATCAGCTGCGTAGGGGACGACCTCTATGGCCGCTCCCTGCTGGAAACCACTCAGCGCGCCGGTGTTGACGTGCGCCCGTGCGTGGTGCTGCCCGATGCCGCCACCTCGACCTATCTGTCGATCCACGGCCCGGACGGCGACATGTCCATCGCCATCAACGATATGGACATCCTGCAGCGCCTCGATGCCGCCACCCTGGCGCCGCAGCGCGAACTGGTGCGCCATGCCGGGCTGATCGTCGCCGATACCAACCTCACCCCCGAGGCGCTGGCCTGGCTATTTGCCGAAGCGCGCGACATTCCGGTCTTCGTCGATACCGTCTCTGCCTTCAAGGCCGAGCGCATCCGCCCCTGGCTGAGCCAGATCCATACCCTCAAGCCCAACCGTCTGGAAGCCGCCACCCTGTCCGGCCTGCCGCTGGACAGCGCCACCGACGTAGCTGCTGTGGCGCACTGGTTCCATGACCAGGGGGTACGCCAGCTGATCCTCAGCATGGGCAGCGAGGGCGTGTACTACAGCAATGGCAGCCAGCAGGGCTGGAGCCCTGCGCCCAGCGTCGACATCGTCAACGCCACCGGCGCCGGGGATGCCCTGATGGCCGGTCTGGCCTGGGGCTGGCTGCAGGAACTGACACTGGCCGAGACCCTGCCACTGGCCCAGGCCTGCGCCGCACTGACCCTGAGCTGCGCAGCCACCAATAACCCGACCCTGTCGCTGGCCGCCGTCCAGCATCTGTCCCGAACCCTGACGCCTACGGAGTAA
- a CDS encoding pseudouridine-5'-phosphate glycosidase, giving the protein MQHTYLDIHPEVAAALAANRPVVALESTIISHGMPYPQNVETALRVEAEVRAHGAVPATIAIIDGRLKAGLSPEEIEYLGKSGREVVKVSRRDIPFIVAARQTGATTVASTMIVAAMAGIRVFATGGIGGVHRGAQQSFDISADLQELAQTPVTVVCAGAKSILDLGLTLEYLETNGVPVIGYQTNKLPAFFTRESAFGVDYRLDAPGDIAAAMKAKWDMQLKGGMVVANPIPHEFAMPSDKIDAAIEQALAEAQTQGISGKESTPFLLARVCELTGGNSLASNIQLVLNNARLGAAIAREYCILG; this is encoded by the coding sequence ATGCAACACACTTACCTGGACATCCATCCCGAAGTTGCCGCTGCCCTGGCCGCCAATCGCCCGGTGGTGGCGCTCGAGTCCACCATCATCTCGCACGGCATGCCGTACCCGCAGAACGTAGAAACCGCCTTGCGCGTCGAAGCTGAAGTGCGCGCCCACGGTGCAGTACCGGCGACCATCGCCATCATCGACGGCCGCCTCAAGGCCGGCCTGTCGCCGGAAGAAATCGAATACCTGGGCAAATCCGGCCGTGAAGTGGTCAAGGTCAGCCGCCGTGACATTCCGTTCATCGTCGCCGCGCGCCAGACCGGCGCCACCACCGTGGCCTCGACCATGATCGTCGCCGCCATGGCCGGCATCCGTGTCTTTGCCACCGGCGGCATCGGCGGCGTGCACCGCGGCGCCCAGCAGAGCTTCGACATCTCGGCCGACCTGCAGGAACTGGCGCAAACCCCGGTCACCGTCGTCTGCGCCGGAGCCAAGTCCATCCTCGACCTCGGCCTGACGCTGGAATATCTGGAAACCAATGGTGTGCCGGTGATCGGCTATCAGACCAACAAACTGCCAGCCTTCTTCACCCGTGAAAGCGCCTTCGGCGTCGACTATCGCCTGGATGCACCGGGTGACATCGCTGCTGCCATGAAGGCCAAGTGGGACATGCAGCTCAAGGGTGGCATGGTGGTCGCCAACCCGATTCCGCATGAATTTGCCATGCCGAGCGACAAGATCGACGCCGCCATCGAACAGGCGCTGGCCGAAGCACAGACGCAAGGCATCAGCGGCAAAGAATCCACACCGTTCCTGCTGGCACGCGTGTGCGAACTGACCGGCGGCAACAGCCTGGCATCCAACATCCAGCTGGTACTGAACAACGCCCGCCTCGGCGCCGCCATCGCCCGCGAATACTGCATCCTGGGGTGA
- a CDS encoding isopenicillin N synthase family oxygenase, translating to MNVRVVDYRAPDAAAQFTRSLHETGFGVLTNHPIPQALVEKIYADWLAFFNSSEKHDYAFSVEKQDGWFSPEVSETAKGASVKDIKEYFHIYPWGRIPPGLKADAVEYYRIANGLAQELLGWVEQYTPAEIAAHYTEPLSQMIADSQQTLLRVLRYPPLTGQEPAGSLRAAAHGDINLLTILPAANEPGLQVQDKDGAWIDVPCDFGTLVVNIGDMLQEASAGYYPSTQHRVVNPTGEGARKSRISLPLFLHPRPEVVLSSRYTARAYLAERLRELGVKI from the coding sequence ATGAATGTCCGCGTTGTCGATTACCGCGCCCCGGATGCAGCGGCGCAATTTACCCGTTCGCTGCACGAAACCGGCTTCGGCGTACTGACCAACCACCCGATCCCGCAAGCCCTGGTCGAGAAGATCTATGCCGACTGGCTGGCGTTCTTCAACAGCAGCGAAAAACACGATTACGCCTTTTCCGTCGAAAAGCAGGATGGCTGGTTCTCACCCGAGGTCTCGGAAACCGCCAAAGGCGCCAGCGTCAAGGACATCAAGGAATACTTCCACATTTACCCCTGGGGTCGCATTCCGCCAGGACTCAAGGCCGATGCCGTTGAGTACTACCGCATTGCCAACGGGCTGGCGCAGGAGCTGCTGGGCTGGGTCGAGCAATACACGCCGGCCGAGATTGCCGCACATTACACCGAGCCACTGTCACAGATGATCGCTGACAGCCAGCAGACCTTGCTGCGGGTGCTGCGCTATCCGCCGCTGACCGGCCAGGAGCCGGCCGGTTCGCTGCGGGCGGCAGCCCATGGCGATATCAACTTGCTGACGATTCTGCCGGCGGCGAATGAGCCGGGCCTGCAGGTGCAGGACAAGGACGGCGCATGGATCGATGTGCCATGCGACTTCGGCACGCTGGTGGTGAATATCGGCGACATGCTGCAAGAGGCTTCTGCCGGCTACTACCCCTCCACCCAGCACCGGGTGGTGAACCCGACTGGGGAAGGCGCGCGCAAGAGTCGCATCTCGCTGCCGCTGTTTCTGCATCCGCGCCCGGAGGTCGTGCTGTCTTCGCGTTATACGGCGCGGGCGTATCTGGCCGAGCGGCTGCGTGAGCTGGGTGTCAAAATCTGA
- a CDS encoding NADPH-dependent FMN reductase has product MQVLAICGSLRRQSTNMGLLRYAQANAPQGMQITIADLHEVPFYNSDLSTQPPAVQTLLAQIDAADALLFGCTEYNYSLAPALKNALDWASRAEGNKLLAGKPAAMMGAAGGMGSSRAQLHLRQVCVFLDLHLLNKPEVFANAFAGQFDADGNLTDGKIQENVRLLLQALQQHAAKFG; this is encoded by the coding sequence ATGCAGGTTCTCGCCATTTGCGGCAGTCTGCGCCGCCAGTCCACCAATATGGGTTTGCTGCGTTACGCCCAGGCCAATGCACCGCAAGGCATGCAGATCACCATTGCCGATCTGCATGAGGTGCCGTTCTATAACAGCGATCTGTCGACCCAACCGCCGGCGGTACAGACCTTGCTGGCCCAGATCGATGCGGCCGATGCCTTGCTGTTTGGCTGTACCGAATACAACTACTCGCTGGCACCAGCATTGAAGAATGCGCTGGACTGGGCATCGCGAGCCGAAGGCAACAAGCTGCTGGCGGGCAAACCGGCGGCCATGATGGGGGCTGCCGGTGGCATGGGCAGTTCGCGTGCCCAGCTGCATCTGCGCCAGGTGTGCGTATTTCTTGATCTGCATCTGCTCAACAAACCGGAGGTGTTTGCCAACGCCTTTGCCGGTCAGTTCGATGCCGACGGTAATCTGACCGACGGCAAGATTCAGGAAAACGTGCGGCTGTTGCTGCAGGCACTGCAGCAACACGCAGCCAAATTTGGTTGA
- a CDS encoding FUSC family protein, which yields MRHFLHPALSFDNSQPANWRRAMRGAIAIGLPLFIALWRGEFMPAVYGGVAGLYSMFVDNGGQTSERIVAIVYMTVGMLLCGIAGYVGRWVPGAPLAFLLAFSLLAGWLQGTGTSVELMSKYWLIAFLFGNSDPRLSPLAGSYLLLGGLTGILSVLLDRLLSGKPEKQFGPMLFEAMNRLLRRRHSNGDFTFYFASKILAGYAIAYGLDLTRAYWVPLTIAIVTVYDPQHSLAKLVQRLAGSLIGALIGWAILTWCHNEAWLAVLSMLLGAATALLLNRSYWLAVVPITALVMVLLDFGYPQASTLLAIARMENTVVGCAVAGLGAVIYLKIRPWLPRERRKA from the coding sequence ATGCGTCATTTCCTGCACCCAGCACTGAGTTTTGACAACAGCCAGCCTGCCAACTGGCGACGCGCCATGCGCGGCGCCATTGCCATTGGTCTGCCGCTGTTCATCGCCCTGTGGCGCGGCGAGTTCATGCCGGCGGTGTATGGCGGTGTGGCGGGCCTATATTCGATGTTTGTCGATAACGGCGGCCAGACCAGCGAACGCATCGTCGCCATCGTCTACATGACCGTCGGCATGCTGTTGTGCGGCATTGCCGGCTATGTCGGACGCTGGGTGCCGGGCGCCCCGCTGGCCTTTCTGCTGGCCTTCTCGCTGCTGGCCGGCTGGCTACAGGGCACCGGCACCTCGGTGGAGCTGATGAGCAAGTACTGGCTGATTGCCTTTTTATTCGGCAACAGTGACCCGCGCTTGTCGCCGCTGGCAGGCAGCTACCTGCTGCTGGGCGGCCTTACCGGCATTCTGTCGGTGCTGCTGGACCGGCTGCTGAGCGGCAAACCGGAAAAACAATTCGGCCCGATGCTGTTCGAGGCCATGAACCGGCTACTGCGCCGCCGGCACAGCAATGGCGACTTCACCTTCTATTTCGCCAGCAAGATTCTGGCCGGCTATGCCATCGCCTATGGCCTGGACCTGACCCGTGCCTACTGGGTGCCGCTGACCATCGCCATCGTCACCGTCTACGACCCGCAGCACAGCCTGGCCAAGCTGGTACAACGTCTGGCTGGCTCCCTGATCGGCGCCCTGATCGGCTGGGCCATCCTGACCTGGTGCCACAACGAAGCCTGGCTGGCCGTGCTGTCCATGCTGCTGGGCGCCGCCACCGCCCTGCTGCTCAATCGCAGCTACTGGCTGGCCGTCGTACCGATCACCGCCCTGGTGATGGTGCTGCTGGACTTCGGCTACCCGCAGGCCTCCACCCTGCTGGCCATTGCCCGCATGGAAAACACCGTGGTCGGCTGCGCCGTCGCCGGGCTGGGCGCAGTGATCTACCTGAAAATCCGCCCCTGGCTGCCGCGCGAACGCCGCAAAGCCTGA